A genomic window from Rhizobiaceae bacterium includes:
- a CDS encoding SDR family oxidoreductase, translating into MNISLRGRTALVTGGSKGIGRAICERFLLSGAHVVALARRQEVLDETAAEIRETHGLELDVRACDVRDSARLQTILADICAARGGVDILVNNAASSMRRPFAELTMDDFRSDIDQKVGVAIQLAQAVLPHMREQAWGRILNIVSIFGKAPQPANLPTSVSRAAGIALTKTMSLDLAPFGVTANALCIGYVESDQWQRLFKASGANSYDEFIAERGRLVPLGRLGKAEEVANLACFLASDAASYITGTAINVDGGLSPVT; encoded by the coding sequence ATGAATATCTCGCTTCGAGGCAGGACCGCGCTCGTCACCGGCGGCAGCAAGGGGATCGGGCGCGCCATCTGCGAACGGTTCCTGCTGTCGGGGGCGCATGTCGTGGCGCTCGCGCGGCGGCAGGAGGTGCTCGACGAAACCGCCGCCGAGATACGCGAGACGCACGGCCTCGAACTGGACGTGCGCGCTTGCGACGTGCGCGACAGCGCGCGGCTTCAAACCATCTTGGCCGACATCTGCGCCGCGCGCGGCGGCGTCGACATCCTCGTCAACAACGCCGCCTCTTCCATGCGCCGGCCATTCGCCGAACTGACGATGGACGATTTCCGCAGCGACATCGACCAGAAGGTCGGCGTGGCGATCCAGCTCGCGCAGGCCGTCCTGCCCCACATGAGAGAGCAGGCATGGGGCAGGATTCTCAACATCGTCAGCATATTCGGCAAGGCGCCGCAGCCGGCCAACCTGCCGACCAGCGTCAGCCGCGCCGCCGGCATCGCGCTCACCAAGACCATGTCGCTCGACCTCGCGCCGTTCGGCGTGACGGCGAATGCGCTGTGCATCGGCTATGTCGAAAGCGACCAGTGGCAAAGGCTCTTCAAGGCGTCGGGCGCAAACAGCTACGATGAGTTCATCGCCGAGCGGGGGCGGCTGGTTCCCCTCGGGCGCCTGGGCAAGGCGGAGGAAGTCGCCAATCTGGCCTGCTTCCTCGCTTCCGACGCCGCCTCCTACATCACCGGCACGGCCATCAATGTCGACGGCGGATTGTCGCCGGTCACCTGA
- a CDS encoding thiamine pyrophosphate-binding protein gives MPTAAQYLVDFLRRRGVDRAYCVPGESYLPILDAFLDSPIDLITCYHESSAGFMAVADGRITGIPGICFVSRGPGATNATIALHTAQQDAVPMILFIGQVERRNLRRESFQEIDYGKMYSTICKWVAEVTDPARLPEVLARAMHVATDGTPGPVVVVLPEDMLDEPMDPPSEKPHAATRTAPAPQAVDAVLDLLGKAKRPLIIAGGQVAAGDGRAALKTFAEKWSIPVVVSFRRHDLFSNSSPLYAGDLGVSNTPAQVESFRSSDLVLAIGTRLGDLTTKGYTFPASPWPEQTLVHVCDDPAAIGINYQPDIGLACTALSFLEAVNAGRAPAVAPDRSGWTGELAAHRDAIAAWRPRTSDDGIVFGNVVARLQEHMPADGIIATDAGMSAALMYRHFRYEPPQLLLATVTGCMGFGVPGAIAMALRYPDRKVVALLGDGGFLMTSNELAIAVARKVPVTFLLANNRSLGSIRAFQERVYPGRNSATDLSPPDFDLFARSHGCAYMRVEQEAEVDAALQRAVAHDGGPLLVEFRTSLSAALPEGAREKGQPS, from the coding sequence ATGCCAACGGCGGCACAATATCTTGTGGATTTTCTACGGCGACGCGGCGTCGACCGCGCCTATTGCGTGCCGGGCGAGAGCTACCTGCCGATTCTGGACGCGTTCCTGGACAGCCCCATCGACCTCATTACCTGCTACCATGAAAGCTCCGCCGGGTTCATGGCGGTCGCGGACGGAAGGATAACCGGCATTCCGGGCATATGCTTCGTCAGCCGTGGCCCCGGCGCCACCAATGCGACGATCGCCCTGCACACGGCGCAGCAGGACGCGGTGCCGATGATCCTGTTCATCGGCCAGGTCGAGCGGCGCAATCTCCGCCGCGAATCCTTTCAGGAAATCGACTACGGCAAGATGTATTCCACCATCTGCAAATGGGTGGCGGAAGTTACCGACCCGGCCCGCCTGCCGGAAGTGCTGGCGCGCGCCATGCATGTGGCGACCGACGGGACGCCGGGGCCGGTGGTCGTCGTACTGCCGGAGGACATGCTGGACGAGCCGATGGACCCGCCAAGCGAGAAGCCGCATGCCGCGACCCGCACCGCGCCCGCGCCGCAGGCCGTCGATGCGGTTCTCGACCTGCTTGGGAAAGCAAAGCGCCCGCTCATCATCGCGGGCGGGCAGGTTGCCGCCGGTGACGGTCGCGCGGCGCTGAAAACCTTCGCGGAAAAATGGTCGATCCCGGTGGTCGTCAGCTTCCGGCGGCACGATCTGTTTTCCAATTCCAGCCCGCTCTATGCGGGCGACCTCGGCGTGTCCAACACGCCCGCACAGGTCGAGTCGTTCCGTTCGAGCGACCTCGTGCTCGCCATCGGCACGCGGCTCGGCGACCTGACGACGAAGGGCTATACCTTCCCCGCCTCGCCATGGCCGGAACAGACGCTCGTCCATGTCTGCGACGACCCCGCCGCGATCGGCATCAACTACCAGCCCGACATCGGCCTCGCCTGCACGGCCCTGTCCTTCCTCGAAGCCGTCAATGCCGGGCGCGCGCCCGCTGTCGCACCGGACAGGAGCGGCTGGACCGGCGAGCTTGCCGCCCACCGAGATGCCATCGCCGCGTGGCGTCCGCGCACGTCCGACGATGGCATCGTCTTCGGCAATGTGGTCGCGCGTTTGCAGGAACACATGCCCGCCGATGGCATCATCGCAACTGATGCGGGCATGTCGGCTGCGCTCATGTATCGCCATTTCCGCTACGAACCGCCGCAGCTCCTGCTAGCCACCGTCACCGGATGCATGGGCTTCGGCGTACCGGGGGCAATCGCCATGGCGCTGCGCTATCCCGACCGCAAGGTCGTGGCGCTTCTGGGCGACGGCGGCTTCCTGATGACCAGCAACGAGCTTGCAATCGCCGTCGCGCGCAAGGTCCCGGTGACATTCCTGCTGGCCAACAACCGCTCCCTCGGCTCGATCCGTGCCTTCCAGGAGCGGGTCTATCCGGGCCGCAATTCGGCGACCGACCTGTCGCCCCCCGACTTCGATCTTTTCGCACGCTCGCACGGATGCGCCTACATGCGCGTGGAGCAAGAGGCGGAGGTGGACGCCGCGCTGCAACGGGCGGTCGCGCATGACGGCGGCCCGCTTCTGGTCGAGTTCAGGACCAGCCTCTCGGCGGCGCTCCCCGAAGGCGCAAGGGAGAAGGGACAGCCTTCATGA
- a CDS encoding CoA transferase yields the protein MGFHRPGGSTRQLAAVPVSFGCGPSGPQLRRKELENAHISFVLAPRIGPDGVTPFRPNQQVLTLVMIEMQDTSAHDTGPLAGCTVIELGHSVAAPFAGMILADLGARVVKVENPADGDYARGWGPPFWRDTSSLFAALNRGKESVAIDFRTEEGVRRLRDLILGEADAVIQNLRPGVLDRFGIGADDLCAAKPSLIWCNIGAFGPVGPLARKPGYDPLAQASTGIMSVTGEAGRSPVRVGVSLVDIGAGMWSVIGLLASLFERENRKKGAVVSTSLYETGLSWMTVPLAGYAAAGEVRGPQGSGSAEIVPYQAFNVGGEWIMIAAGNDNLFGRLCRALGQPQLADDPAYRTNADRVKNRAALIAGIEAAIAGFDMARLSAALDAEGVPSAPLLTVDRVLAHAQTLALNMGVPHGQSELVTMGIPLTFDGVRFAAQAEAPALGQSKLQAETAFAPQEAAGAASLAGARRV from the coding sequence ATGGGGTTCCATCGTCCGGGCGGTTCGACGCGGCAGCTTGCAGCCGTTCCGGTGTCCTTCGGATGTGGGCCATCCGGCCCGCAACTTCGTCGCAAGGAACTTGAAAATGCTCACATTTCCTTCGTCCTTGCTCCTCGTATCGGACCGGATGGCGTCACACCATTTCGTCCAAATCAACAGGTCCTGACCCTGGTCATGATCGAGATGCAAGACACATCGGCGCACGATACGGGGCCTCTTGCCGGCTGCACGGTGATCGAGCTTGGCCACAGTGTCGCGGCTCCCTTCGCGGGCATGATCCTTGCCGACCTCGGCGCGCGGGTGGTCAAGGTCGAGAACCCCGCCGACGGCGACTATGCGCGCGGATGGGGACCGCCCTTCTGGCGCGACACCTCCTCGCTTTTCGCCGCGCTGAACCGCGGCAAGGAAAGCGTCGCCATCGACTTCCGCACCGAGGAAGGCGTGCGGCGGCTGCGCGACCTCATTCTTGGCGAGGCCGACGCCGTAATCCAGAACCTCAGGCCCGGCGTGCTGGACCGTTTCGGGATCGGCGCGGACGACCTGTGCGCGGCCAAGCCGTCGCTGATCTGGTGCAATATCGGCGCGTTCGGGCCGGTCGGGCCGCTGGCCCGCAAGCCGGGCTACGACCCGCTGGCGCAGGCATCGACGGGCATCATGAGCGTCACCGGAGAGGCGGGCCGCTCGCCCGTGCGCGTCGGCGTGTCGCTTGTCGACATCGGCGCGGGCATGTGGAGCGTGATCGGCCTGCTCGCCTCCCTGTTCGAGCGGGAAAACCGCAAGAAGGGCGCGGTCGTCTCGACATCGCTCTATGAGACAGGCCTGTCGTGGATGACGGTTCCGCTCGCCGGCTATGCGGCGGCGGGCGAAGTGCGCGGGCCGCAGGGTTCCGGCAGCGCCGAGATCGTGCCCTACCAGGCCTTCAACGTCGGCGGCGAATGGATCATGATCGCGGCAGGAAACGACAATCTCTTCGGCAGGCTCTGCCGTGCGCTCGGGCAGCCGCAACTGGCGGACGACCCCGCCTATCGCACCAACGCCGACCGGGTGAAGAACCGCGCCGCACTGATCGCCGGCATCGAGGCGGCCATCGCCGGGTTCGACATGGCGCGGCTCAGCGCCGCGCTCGACGCGGAAGGCGTTCCCTCCGCGCCGCTGCTGACCGTCGACCGCGTTCTCGCGCATGCACAGACGCTCGCCCTCAACATGGGCGTGCCGCACGGGCAAAGCGAACTCGTCACCATGGGCATTCCGCTGACCTTCGACGGCGTGCGGTTCGCCGCGCAGGCCGAGGCCCCTGCCCTTGGACAATCAAAGCTTCAGGCGGAAACCGCGTTTGCCCCACAGGAAGCGGCGGGCGCCGCTTCGCTGGCCGGCGCACGCCGGGTCTGA
- a CDS encoding alpha/beta hydrolase encodes MPELLLDDARIHYEEYGSGYPVVLFAPGFLNSRIERWRRNPAKPDTPQDFADPIEALADRFRLITLDIRNAGASRGAIGPNDSWDTYVSDFTKLVDHLGVTKAHVMGGCIGVSFAFALGQARPGFVSAYVLQNPVGFYENRAAIDEEADRWADLVRTYPEVDQAQVGPFRQRLFAGDFLFAVSREFVSTCKEPILLMPGNDTMHPKHVSDEIIRLAPQTEAIAPWKGQDLKASVIAQVKDFLIRQTPSS; translated from the coding sequence ATGCCCGAACTGTTGCTTGATGACGCCCGCATCCACTACGAGGAATATGGCAGCGGCTATCCCGTCGTGCTGTTCGCGCCGGGCTTCCTGAACTCGCGTATAGAACGCTGGCGCCGCAACCCTGCCAAACCAGACACGCCGCAGGATTTTGCAGACCCGATCGAGGCGCTGGCCGACAGGTTCCGGCTGATCACCCTCGACATCCGCAATGCGGGCGCCTCGCGCGGCGCCATCGGGCCGAACGATTCCTGGGATACCTATGTTTCGGATTTCACGAAGCTCGTCGATCATCTCGGCGTGACGAAGGCGCATGTGATGGGTGGCTGCATCGGCGTTTCCTTCGCCTTCGCGCTCGGTCAGGCGCGGCCCGGCTTCGTCAGCGCCTATGTCCTCCAGAACCCCGTCGGGTTTTACGAAAACCGCGCCGCCATAGACGAGGAAGCCGACCGCTGGGCCGATCTCGTACGCACCTATCCCGAAGTCGATCAGGCGCAGGTCGGGCCGTTCCGCCAACGCCTGTTCGCGGGCGATTTCCTGTTCGCCGTCTCGCGCGAATTCGTTTCCACCTGCAAGGAACCTATCCTCCTGATGCCGGGCAACGACACCATGCATCCCAAGCACGTGTCCGACGAGATCATCCGCCTTGCGCCGCAGACCGAAGCCATCGCACCATGGAAGGGACAGGACCTGAAGGCCTCGGTCATCGCGCAGGTGAAGGATTTTCTCATCCGCCAGACGCCCTCCTCCTGA
- a CDS encoding D-2-hydroxyacid dehydrogenase family protein, producing MRVAVIDDYQNVALKSADWSRLDAEVRVFHEPWRDQDHIVEALADFDIISLVRERTPFPASLIERLPRLKLISMTGHRTTTLDIAACTRRGILVSFTTSPDSEAAGELAVGLMLACSRAIPAADRNMRDGAFQEGLPIGLPMAGRRVGIVGLGKLGSRVAGICKAFDMDVVAWSPNLTADRAAAKGVRLVSKSELFSTSDIVSMHLALSDSTRGIVGADELSSMKEGSILINTARGPLVDEAALLAALSAGRIHAGLDVYNVEPLPKDHLLRGLPNVVLTPHLGYVVDEVFSYYFKASLANIAAFLDGKPVNLMNPEAKAG from the coding sequence ATGCGTGTAGCTGTCATCGACGATTACCAGAATGTGGCCTTGAAATCCGCCGACTGGTCGAGACTCGACGCCGAGGTGCGCGTTTTCCACGAACCCTGGCGCGACCAGGACCACATCGTCGAGGCGTTGGCCGATTTCGACATCATCTCGCTGGTGCGCGAGCGTACGCCGTTTCCGGCTTCGCTGATCGAGCGCCTGCCGCGCCTCAAACTGATCTCCATGACCGGGCATCGCACGACGACGCTCGACATCGCGGCCTGCACGCGGCGCGGCATTCTCGTGTCGTTCACGACCAGTCCCGATTCTGAAGCTGCGGGCGAGCTTGCGGTCGGCCTGATGCTCGCCTGCTCGCGCGCTATCCCGGCGGCGGACCGCAACATGCGCGACGGCGCCTTCCAGGAAGGGCTGCCCATCGGCCTGCCGATGGCCGGTCGCCGCGTGGGCATAGTGGGGCTTGGCAAACTCGGCTCGCGTGTCGCGGGCATCTGCAAGGCGTTCGACATGGATGTCGTGGCGTGGAGCCCGAACCTGACCGCCGACCGCGCCGCCGCAAAGGGGGTGCGGCTGGTCTCGAAATCGGAGCTTTTCTCGACCTCGGACATCGTCTCCATGCATCTGGCTCTGTCCGACAGCACGCGCGGGATCGTCGGAGCGGACGAGTTGTCCTCGATGAAAGAGGGCAGCATCTTGATCAACACCGCGCGCGGACCGCTGGTCGACGAAGCCGCATTGCTGGCCGCGCTCTCGGCGGGCAGGATCCATGCGGGGCTGGACGTCTACAATGTCGAGCCGCTTCCGAAAGACCACCTGCTGCGCGGCCTGCCCAACGTGGTGCTGACTCCGCATCTGGGTTATGTGGTCGACGAGGTGTTCTCCTATTATTTCAAGGCCAGCCTTGCCAACATCGCTGCCTTTCTCGACGGAAAGCCAGTGAACCTGATGAACCCCGAGGCAAAGGCGGGTTAA
- a CDS encoding acyl-CoA/acyl-ACP dehydrogenase yields the protein MSSCVEVELGEDYPELRESVRRICSQFPGEYWRALDEKEAYPTEFVKALTASGFLGALIPEEYGGSGLPLRAAAVILEEITSSGCVASAAHAQMYIMGTLLRHGNEDQKRRFLPLIASGELRLQAFGVTEPTSGSDTTQIKTRAERRGDGYVIKGQKVWTSRALHSDLMLVLARTTPAEGVSRRTDGISVFIVDLRESLGTGVKIQPIKTLMNHNTTEVFFDDLFVPAENLIGEEGKGFRYILDGMNAERILVASECIGDGRWLLRKGVDYANERHVFGRPIGQNQGVQFPLARAHVALEAADLMCRKAASLFDAGQPCGAEANMAKLLASEATWLAADTALQTHGGFGYAREYDIERKWREVRIYQTAPISTNLILAYIGQHILGLPRSY from the coding sequence ATGTCTTCTTGCGTCGAAGTCGAACTGGGTGAGGACTATCCGGAGCTGCGCGAGTCGGTGCGGCGCATCTGCTCGCAATTTCCCGGCGAATACTGGCGCGCGCTCGACGAGAAGGAGGCCTATCCGACCGAATTCGTCAAGGCGCTGACGGCGTCCGGCTTTTTGGGCGCGCTGATCCCCGAGGAATATGGCGGCTCCGGCCTGCCGTTGCGGGCGGCTGCCGTGATCCTCGAGGAGATAACCTCAAGCGGCTGCGTGGCAAGTGCGGCGCATGCGCAGATGTACATCATGGGTACCCTGCTGCGTCACGGCAACGAGGACCAGAAGCGCCGCTTCCTGCCGCTGATCGCGTCCGGCGAATTGCGGCTCCAGGCGTTCGGCGTCACCGAACCAACCAGCGGCTCCGACACCACCCAGATCAAGACGCGCGCCGAGCGCCGCGGCGACGGCTATGTGATCAAGGGGCAGAAGGTATGGACGTCGCGTGCTCTGCATTCGGACCTGATGCTGGTGCTCGCCCGCACCACCCCGGCGGAAGGCGTGTCGCGGCGCACCGACGGCATCTCCGTTTTCATCGTTGACCTGCGCGAGTCGCTGGGCACGGGTGTCAAGATCCAGCCAATCAAGACGCTGATGAACCACAACACGACCGAGGTTTTCTTCGACGACCTCTTTGTGCCCGCCGAGAACCTGATCGGCGAGGAAGGAAAGGGCTTCCGCTACATTCTCGACGGGATGAACGCCGAGCGCATCCTCGTAGCGTCGGAATGCATCGGCGACGGGCGCTGGCTGCTGCGCAAGGGCGTCGACTACGCCAATGAGCGGCACGTCTTCGGGCGGCCCATCGGCCAGAACCAGGGCGTGCAGTTTCCGCTCGCCCGCGCCCATGTCGCGCTGGAGGCAGCCGACCTCATGTGCCGCAAGGCCGCCAGCCTGTTCGACGCGGGCCAGCCCTGCGGCGCGGAAGCCAACATGGCGAAGCTGCTCGCCTCCGAGGCGACATGGCTCGCCGCCGACACGGCGCTGCAGACCCATGGCGGCTTCGGCTATGCACGCGAATACGACATTGAGCGCAAATGGCGAGAGGTGCGCATCTACCAGACAGCGCCGATCTCGACAAACCTGATCCTGGCCTATATCGGCCAGCATATATTGGGGCTACCGCGCTCCTATTGA
- a CDS encoding TRAP transporter substrate-binding protein → MTFDISRRGLLVAGSALAVLPFSSRFGHAAEVTLRLGHSAPVEHPFHIRVAEAAEAIAKETDGKVELQIFPASALGGDNDLMSQTRSGGLDFCQPTGQILSSILPVAATPALGFVFSDYDAVWAALDGDLGAHIRKEIEANTGLVPMEKIWDLGFKLLWTGSKQVRTPEDLVGLKVRVPVSPVSVSLYKALQANPVTIQFSDVYTALQTKMADGMDLQASYFYISHFYEVQRYCALTNHSWDGQWLCANKAMWEGLTPEIRDVIAKNLNNAAVLQREDLVKVSSTVVEDLKTKGIEFNEADTAAFKRKLKEVGYYDEWRKELGADAIGLLEKYSGPLGG, encoded by the coding sequence ATGACATTCGATATTTCGAGGAGAGGGCTCCTCGTTGCGGGAAGTGCGCTGGCCGTGCTGCCCTTTTCTTCACGTTTCGGCCATGCGGCGGAAGTGACCTTGCGGCTGGGACACTCGGCGCCGGTCGAGCATCCGTTCCATATCCGCGTCGCTGAGGCCGCCGAGGCGATTGCCAAGGAGACCGATGGCAAGGTTGAGCTACAGATATTCCCGGCCAGCGCGCTGGGTGGCGACAACGACCTGATGTCGCAGACCCGCAGCGGCGGTCTCGATTTCTGCCAGCCTACCGGACAGATCCTGTCGTCCATCCTGCCGGTGGCCGCGACGCCTGCGCTCGGCTTTGTGTTTTCGGATTATGATGCGGTCTGGGCAGCGCTCGACGGCGATCTCGGCGCGCATATCCGCAAGGAGATCGAGGCCAACACCGGTCTCGTGCCTATGGAGAAGATCTGGGACCTCGGCTTCAAGCTGCTCTGGACGGGCAGCAAGCAGGTCAGGACGCCGGAAGACCTCGTCGGCCTGAAGGTGCGCGTGCCGGTCAGTCCGGTCAGTGTCTCGCTCTACAAGGCACTGCAGGCCAACCCGGTTACCATCCAGTTCTCGGATGTCTACACCGCGCTCCAGACCAAGATGGCGGACGGTATGGACCTTCAGGCGAGCTATTTCTACATCTCGCACTTTTACGAGGTGCAGAGATATTGCGCGCTGACAAACCACAGCTGGGACGGCCAATGGCTGTGCGCAAACAAGGCGATGTGGGAGGGGCTTACGCCCGAAATCCGCGATGTCATCGCCAAGAACCTGAACAATGCTGCCGTGCTTCAGCGCGAGGATCTCGTCAAGGTCAGCAGCACCGTTGTCGAAGACCTGAAGACCAAGGGCATCGAGTTCAACGAGGCTGACACGGCGGCCTTCAAGCGCAAGCTCAAGGAAGTCGGCTATTACGACGAGTGGCGCAAGGAGCTCGGCGCCGACGCTATCGGATTGCTCGAAAAATACAGCGGCCCGCTGGGCGGCTAG
- a CDS encoding enoyl-CoA hydratase-related protein has product MTGHFETILLHEQDHLLTITLNRPEAGNALNTAMLGDLLTLFSDLYVEPRGIRCIIVTGAGERIFCAGGDLKERKGMTDEAWRRQHALTEQLVRHLFECPIPVIGAINGAAFGGGCELALAFDFSYAAATARFALPEVTLGIIPGAGGMQNLARASGMRRAKEVILTGAPFTAEEALAWGVVNKVCEPAALMEETTAAARRICANAPVAVAQAKKAISISGDVGLAEGYRFDLEAYYRTIPTEDRSEGVLAFNEKRKPVFKGR; this is encoded by the coding sequence ATGACCGGACATTTCGAGACGATCCTGCTACATGAACAGGACCACCTGCTCACCATCACGCTCAACAGGCCCGAGGCGGGCAACGCGCTGAACACGGCGATGCTGGGCGACCTCTTGACGCTGTTTTCCGACCTCTATGTCGAGCCGCGCGGCATTCGCTGCATCATCGTCACCGGGGCGGGTGAGCGCATCTTCTGCGCGGGCGGGGATTTAAAGGAGCGCAAGGGCATGACCGACGAGGCATGGCGCCGCCAGCACGCGCTCACCGAGCAACTGGTCCGCCATCTGTTCGAATGTCCCATCCCGGTCATCGGGGCGATCAACGGCGCGGCCTTCGGTGGCGGATGCGAACTCGCGCTGGCCTTCGATTTCTCCTATGCGGCGGCCACCGCTCGCTTCGCCCTGCCGGAAGTGACGCTCGGCATCATTCCGGGCGCAGGCGGCATGCAGAATCTCGCGCGCGCCAGCGGCATGCGGCGGGCCAAGGAGGTCATCCTGACCGGCGCGCCGTTCACGGCGGAAGAAGCGCTGGCCTGGGGGGTGGTCAACAAGGTCTGCGAGCCCGCCGCGCTGATGGAGGAAACGACAGCGGCGGCGCGGCGCATCTGCGCCAACGCGCCGGTTGCCGTGGCGCAGGCGAAGAAGGCGATCTCCATTTCCGGCGATGTCGGGCTTGCGGAAGGCTATCGCTTCGACCTCGAAGCCTATTACCGGACGATCCCGACCGAGGACCGCAGCGAAGGCGTTCTGGCCTTCAACGAAAAACGCAAGCCCGTTTTCAAGGGCCGGTAG
- a CDS encoding VOC family protein, translating into MMPVLDHIHLKANAADPVAAFFELLGATLVRRELRQGKVRIGLDIGGTKISVDEDAVGENRKSPFGYNHIALSVSDVDGEIERLRNGGITVSTEPYWPLPNIRAAFVTGPEGIVVELIDRHADR; encoded by the coding sequence ATGATGCCCGTGCTCGACCATATTCATCTGAAGGCAAATGCGGCCGATCCGGTTGCCGCTTTTTTCGAACTGCTGGGGGCAACGCTGGTGCGCAGGGAGTTGCGCCAAGGCAAAGTGCGCATCGGGCTCGACATCGGCGGAACGAAGATTTCCGTAGACGAGGACGCGGTCGGTGAAAATCGCAAATCACCCTTTGGTTACAATCATATAGCGCTCTCCGTCAGCGATGTAGATGGCGAGATCGAGCGACTGAGAAATGGTGGCATCACCGTTTCGACGGAGCCCTATTGGCCTCTGCCGAATATAAGGGCGGCCTTCGTCACAGGTCCCGAAGGCATCGTGGTGGAACTCATTGACCGGCATGCAGACCGGTAG
- a CDS encoding hydroxymethylglutaryl-CoA lyase: MPEDITVVEVGPRDGLQIAGSIMATADKLRWIESLAAAGLRTIEVGSFVPPALVPQMADTGEIVRSVLSRLPGIRVAALVPNLKGAQRAHAAGVHSIVVPVSVSEGHSLANTNKGTFAQVEEFGLIAAWVRAQPRPMETLAACATAFGCSIDGSVPLPRVVKVAVALAEAGADSVALADTVGYADPAAIRATVRAVRGELGARLSTLHMHDTYGLGLANALAGLEEGIRRFDSALGGLGGCPFAPGAAGNIATEDLVYMLESMGLRTGIDLGKLLEARLVLERALPAEPLRGALGRAGIPRVFRDKAEHDPAAQGSNP; encoded by the coding sequence ATGCCCGAAGACATCACGGTTGTCGAAGTCGGCCCCCGGGACGGTCTCCAGATCGCCGGAAGCATCATGGCGACGGCGGACAAGCTGCGCTGGATCGAGAGCCTCGCCGCAGCCGGCCTGCGCACCATCGAGGTCGGCAGCTTCGTTCCCCCCGCGCTCGTCCCGCAAATGGCAGATACCGGCGAAATCGTTCGCTCGGTCCTCTCGCGCCTGCCCGGCATACGGGTCGCGGCGCTCGTACCCAACCTGAAGGGTGCCCAGCGCGCCCATGCGGCGGGCGTCCATTCGATTGTCGTGCCGGTGTCCGTCAGCGAGGGGCACAGTCTCGCGAACACCAACAAGGGAACCTTCGCTCAAGTCGAGGAATTCGGCTTGATCGCAGCGTGGGTCCGCGCCCAGCCAAGGCCGATGGAAACGCTGGCGGCCTGCGCCACCGCCTTCGGATGCTCGATCGACGGAAGCGTGCCGCTGCCAAGGGTGGTCAAGGTCGCCGTGGCGCTGGCCGAGGCGGGCGCGGATAGCGTGGCGCTTGCCGACACCGTCGGCTATGCGGACCCGGCGGCGATCCGCGCAACCGTACGCGCCGTGCGCGGCGAGCTTGGTGCGCGGCTGTCGACGCTTCACATGCACGACACATACGGGCTCGGCCTTGCAAACGCGCTCGCGGGCCTCGAAGAGGGAATCCGGCGATTCGATTCCGCACTGGGCGGGCTCGGCGGCTGTCCCTTCGCGCCGGGCGCTGCCGGCAACATCGCCACGGAGGATCTCGTCTACATGCTGGAAAGCATGGGATTGCGGACCGGGATCGACCTTGGCAAGCTGCTTGAGGCCCGCCTCGTGCTGGAACGGGCGTTGCCTGCGGAACCGTTGCGCGGTGCGCTCGGCAGGGCCGGGATACCTCGGGTCTTCCGTGACAAGGCCGAACACGACCCGGCGGCGCAGGGGAGCAATCCATGA